One Aphelocoma coerulescens isolate FSJ_1873_10779 chromosome 5, UR_Acoe_1.0, whole genome shotgun sequence DNA segment encodes these proteins:
- the CABP4 gene encoding calcium-binding protein 4 isoform X1 — translation MPRSRGDKGTPKDTEPPQKGKGGHEAGEKPPKALEDGGPPAPKNSGSESRHGGHGQKSGKKGPADPHAAATKTYSPFLNTVFGKERELSPEELDELLDAFKEFDTDQDGYISYKDLGACMRTLGYMPTEMELIEISQHIKMRMGGRVDFEDFVQMMGPKLREETAHMVGVRELKIAFREFDMNGDGEISTAEMREAIAALLGEQLKAQEVDEILQDVDLNGDGHVDFDEFVMMLSSR, via the exons ATGCCACGCTCCCGCGGGGACAAGGGGACCCCCAAGGACACGGAGCCCCCgcagaaggggaaaggggggcACGAGGCGGGGGAGAAACCCCCCAAAGCCCTCGAGGACGGCGGTCCCCCGGCCCCCAAGAATTCCGGCTCCGAGTCCCGGCACGGCGGCCACGggcagaaaagtgggaagaagggtcCCGCGGACCCCCACGCTGCTGCCACCAAGACCTACTCCCCCTTCCTCAACACTGTCTTTGGCAAG GAGCGGGAGCTGTCACCGGAGGAGCTGGATG agctgctggacgCCTTCAAGGAGTTCGACACGGACCAGGATGGCTACATCAGCTACAAGGACCTGGGCGCCTGCATGCGCACGCTGGGGTACATGCCCACCGAGATGGAGCTCATCGAGATCTCCCAGCACATCAAGATGAGGA TGGGCGGCCGCGTGGACTTTGAAGACTTTGTGCAGATGATGGGCCCGAAGCTGCGGGAGGAGACGGCGCACATGGTGGGCGTGAGGGAGCTCAAGATCGCCTTCCGCGAG TTCGACATGAACGGGGACGGGGAGATCAGCACGGCCGAGATGCGCGAGGCCATCGCGGcgctgctgggggagcagctgAAGGCGCAGGAGGTGGACGAGATCCTGCAGGACGTGGATCTCAACGGGGACGGGCACGTGGACTTCGATG AGTTCGTGATGATGCTGTCGTCCCGGTAA
- the CABP4 gene encoding calcium-binding protein 4 isoform X2, translating into MPRSRGDKGTPKDTEPPQKGKGGHEAGEKPPKALEDGGPPAPKNSGSESRHGGHGQKSGKKGPADPHAAATKTYSPFLNTVFGKERELSPEELDELLDAFKEFDTDQDGYISYKDLGACMRTLGYMPTEMELIEISQHIKMRMGGRVDFEDFVQMMGPKLREETAHMVGVRELKIAFREGGGDNDRGETMTTG; encoded by the exons ATGCCACGCTCCCGCGGGGACAAGGGGACCCCCAAGGACACGGAGCCCCCgcagaaggggaaaggggggcACGAGGCGGGGGAGAAACCCCCCAAAGCCCTCGAGGACGGCGGTCCCCCGGCCCCCAAGAATTCCGGCTCCGAGTCCCGGCACGGCGGCCACGggcagaaaagtgggaagaagggtcCCGCGGACCCCCACGCTGCTGCCACCAAGACCTACTCCCCCTTCCTCAACACTGTCTTTGGCAAG GAGCGGGAGCTGTCACCGGAGGAGCTGGATG agctgctggacgCCTTCAAGGAGTTCGACACGGACCAGGATGGCTACATCAGCTACAAGGACCTGGGCGCCTGCATGCGCACGCTGGGGTACATGCCCACCGAGATGGAGCTCATCGAGATCTCCCAGCACATCAAGATGAGGA TGGGCGGCCGCGTGGACTTTGAAGACTTTGTGCAGATGATGGGCCCGAAGCTGCGGGAGGAGACGGCGCACATGGTGGGCGTGAGGGAGCTCAAGATCGCCTTCCGCGAG GGAGGAGGAGACAATGACCGTGGGGAAACCATGACCACGGGGTGA
- the CORO1B gene encoding coronin-1B isoform X1 → MSFRKVVRQSKFRHVFGQPVKTEQCYDDIRVSRVTWDSTFCAVNPSFVAIIVEASGGGAFLVLPLHKTGRIDKSYPTVCGHTGPVLDIDWCPHNDHVIASGSEDCTVMVRGGLGSWGGGRGHPALSLSPLSPQVWQIPENGLSQPLTEPVVVLEGHSKRVGIVTWHPTARNVLLSAGCDNVVLIWNVGTAEELYRLDGLHPDLIYSVSWSRDGSRFCTACKDKSVRVIDPRRGTVVAEKERAHEGARPMRAIFLADGKIFTTGFSRMSERQLALWDTENLEEPMGLQELDSSNGALLPFYDPDTNVVYVCGKGDSSIRYFEITEEPPYIHFLNTFTSKEPQRGMGWMPKRGLDVNKCEIARFYKLHERKCEPIIMTVPRKSDLFQDDLYPDTAGPEAAMEAEEWVAGRTAGPVLVSLRQAYVPSKQRDLKVSRRSLLHDGRTATAATASTGATTPPPTPPTAPASTRFSAPPVLGSGNTTGGRLEEVLQEVAALRALVAEQGQRISRLEEQLSRLENGHV, encoded by the exons ATGTCGTTCCGGAAGGTGGTGCGGCAGAGCAAATTCCGGCACGTGTTCGGGCAGCCGGTGAAGACGGAGCAGTGCTACGATGACATCCGCGTGTCCCGCGTCACCTGGGACAGCACCTTCTGTGCCGTCAACCCCTCCTTTGTCGCAATCATCGTGGAGgccagcggcggcggcgccttCCTCGTCCTCCCCCTGCACAAG ACCGGGCGCATTGACAAGTCCTACCCCACGGTGTGCGGCCACACAGGCCCCGTCCTCGACATCGACTGGTGTCCCCACAACGACCACGTCATCGCCAGCGGCTCCGAGGATTGCACCGTCATGGTGAGgggtggcctgggatcctgggggggTGGCAGGGGTCACCCTGCTTTGtcactgtcccctctgtcccctcaggtGTGGCAGATCCCGGAGAACGGGCTGAGCCAGCCGCTGACGGAGCCGGTGGTGGTCCTGGAGGGCCACTCGAAGCGCGTTGGCATCGTCACCTGGCACCCCACCGCCCGCAATGTCCTGCTCAGCGCGG GCTGTGACAACGTGGTGCTGATCTGGAACGTGGGCACGGCGGAGGAGCTGTACCGGCTGGACGGGCTGCACCCCGACCTCATCTACAGCGTCAGCTGGAGCCGCGACGGCTCCCGCTTCTGCACCGCCTGCAAGGACAAGAGCGTCCGTGTCATCGACCCCCGCCGCGGCACCGTGGTGGCC GAGAAGGAGCGGGCGCACGAGGGGGCCCGTCCCATGCGCGCCATCTTCCTGGCCGACGGCAAGATCTTCACCACCGGCTTCAGTCGCATGAGCGAGCGGCAGCTGGcgctgtgggacacg GAGAACCTGGAGGAGCccatggggctgcaggagctggactccagcaacggggctctgctgcccttctACGACCCCGACACCAACGTGGTCTACGTCTGCGGCAAG GGGGACTCGAGCATCCGGTACTTCGAGATCACGGAGGAGCCACCCTACATCCACTTCCTCAACACCTTCACCAGCAAGGAGCCCCAGCGGGGAATGGGCTGGATGCCCAAGCGTGGGCTGGACGTCAACAAGTGCGAGATCGCCAG GTTCTACAAGCTGCACGAGCGCAAGTGTGAGCCCATCATCATGACCGTGCCAAGGAAG TCTGACCTGTTCCAGGACGACCTGTACCCGGACACGGCGGGCCCCGAGGCGGCCATGGAGGCAGAGGAGTGGGTGGCGGGGCGCACGGCGGGGCCCGTGCTGGTGTCCCTGCGCCAGGCCTACGTCCCCAGCAAGCAGCGCGACCTCAAGGTGAGCCGGCGGTCACTGCTGCACGACGGCCGCaccgccaccgccgccaccgccAGCACCGGGGCCACCACGCCGCCCCCCACGCCCCCCACCGCCCCTGCGTCCACTCGCTTCAGTGCCCCCCCGGTGCTCGGCTCCGGCAACACCACG G
- the CORO1B gene encoding coronin-1B isoform X2, giving the protein MSFRKVVRQSKFRHVFGQPVKTEQCYDDIRVSRVTWDSTFCAVNPSFVAIIVEASGGGAFLVLPLHKTGRIDKSYPTVCGHTGPVLDIDWCPHNDHVIASGSEDCTVMVWQIPENGLSQPLTEPVVVLEGHSKRVGIVTWHPTARNVLLSAGCDNVVLIWNVGTAEELYRLDGLHPDLIYSVSWSRDGSRFCTACKDKSVRVIDPRRGTVVAEKERAHEGARPMRAIFLADGKIFTTGFSRMSERQLALWDTENLEEPMGLQELDSSNGALLPFYDPDTNVVYVCGKGDSSIRYFEITEEPPYIHFLNTFTSKEPQRGMGWMPKRGLDVNKCEIARFYKLHERKCEPIIMTVPRKSDLFQDDLYPDTAGPEAAMEAEEWVAGRTAGPVLVSLRQAYVPSKQRDLKVSRRSLLHDGRTATAATASTGATTPPPTPPTAPASTRFSAPPVLGSGNTTGGRLEEVLQEVAALRALVAEQGQRISRLEEQLSRLENGHV; this is encoded by the exons ATGTCGTTCCGGAAGGTGGTGCGGCAGAGCAAATTCCGGCACGTGTTCGGGCAGCCGGTGAAGACGGAGCAGTGCTACGATGACATCCGCGTGTCCCGCGTCACCTGGGACAGCACCTTCTGTGCCGTCAACCCCTCCTTTGTCGCAATCATCGTGGAGgccagcggcggcggcgccttCCTCGTCCTCCCCCTGCACAAG ACCGGGCGCATTGACAAGTCCTACCCCACGGTGTGCGGCCACACAGGCCCCGTCCTCGACATCGACTGGTGTCCCCACAACGACCACGTCATCGCCAGCGGCTCCGAGGATTGCACCGTCATG gtGTGGCAGATCCCGGAGAACGGGCTGAGCCAGCCGCTGACGGAGCCGGTGGTGGTCCTGGAGGGCCACTCGAAGCGCGTTGGCATCGTCACCTGGCACCCCACCGCCCGCAATGTCCTGCTCAGCGCGG GCTGTGACAACGTGGTGCTGATCTGGAACGTGGGCACGGCGGAGGAGCTGTACCGGCTGGACGGGCTGCACCCCGACCTCATCTACAGCGTCAGCTGGAGCCGCGACGGCTCCCGCTTCTGCACCGCCTGCAAGGACAAGAGCGTCCGTGTCATCGACCCCCGCCGCGGCACCGTGGTGGCC GAGAAGGAGCGGGCGCACGAGGGGGCCCGTCCCATGCGCGCCATCTTCCTGGCCGACGGCAAGATCTTCACCACCGGCTTCAGTCGCATGAGCGAGCGGCAGCTGGcgctgtgggacacg GAGAACCTGGAGGAGCccatggggctgcaggagctggactccagcaacggggctctgctgcccttctACGACCCCGACACCAACGTGGTCTACGTCTGCGGCAAG GGGGACTCGAGCATCCGGTACTTCGAGATCACGGAGGAGCCACCCTACATCCACTTCCTCAACACCTTCACCAGCAAGGAGCCCCAGCGGGGAATGGGCTGGATGCCCAAGCGTGGGCTGGACGTCAACAAGTGCGAGATCGCCAG GTTCTACAAGCTGCACGAGCGCAAGTGTGAGCCCATCATCATGACCGTGCCAAGGAAG TCTGACCTGTTCCAGGACGACCTGTACCCGGACACGGCGGGCCCCGAGGCGGCCATGGAGGCAGAGGAGTGGGTGGCGGGGCGCACGGCGGGGCCCGTGCTGGTGTCCCTGCGCCAGGCCTACGTCCCCAGCAAGCAGCGCGACCTCAAGGTGAGCCGGCGGTCACTGCTGCACGACGGCCGCaccgccaccgccgccaccgccAGCACCGGGGCCACCACGCCGCCCCCCACGCCCCCCACCGCCCCTGCGTCCACTCGCTTCAGTGCCCCCCCGGTGCTCGGCTCCGGCAACACCACG G